The Cloeon dipterum chromosome X, ieCloDipt1.1, whole genome shotgun sequence genome includes a window with the following:
- the LOC135945696 gene encoding uncharacterized protein LOC135945696, whose amino-acid sequence MSQEEVLPEMESNICPRGCGNQMEKIGNEFVCLQCVSGRRIQQSWILNYILYGVENIEMCPKRCGNQLVRIDNYSLCMKCNAGKKLQRALGLNEIPSKRSLTGLTPPAACEQAPWSNGGLSTIAIDPVNSRCTFCSKFIAVGDREAHSIDTSCLQCGTFFGCIVNKAKHYQYDCWI is encoded by the exons ATGTCCCAGGAAGAAGTTTTGCCCGAAATGGAGAGTAATATCTGCCCCAGGGGTTGCGGAAATCAAATGGAGAAAATCGGCAACGAATTCGTCTGCCTACAATGCGTCTCGGGGAGgag AATCCAGCAGTCGTGGATTCTGAACTACATATTGTACGGAGTGGAAAACATCGAGATGTGTCCCAAACGATGCGGCAATCAATTAGTGCGAATCGATAATTACTCTCTCTGCATGAAATGCAACGCAGGAAAAAA ATTACAACGGGCATTGGGACTGAACGAAATTCCATCCAAGCGCAGTCTTACAG GCTTAACTCCGCCAGCAGCATGCGAACAAGCTCCCTGGTCCAACGGTGGATTGTCCACCATCGCGATTGACCCGGTCAACAGCAGATGCACATTTTGCAGTAAATTCATAGCGGTTGGAGACAGGGAAGCCCACAGCATCGACACCAGTTGTTTACAGTGCGGTACGTTTTTCGGATGCATTGTAAACAAAGCCAAGCACTACCAGTATGATTgctggatttaa
- the LOC135945253 gene encoding uncharacterized protein LOC135945253: MKYVYGNVYNNKSVSLACEVYKFAHFYQIEGLVDAAFDKLKNPTPKDVIPVFELSKLLIKGDALKHLEIIRENTSEVLKSPQFIKASKETLVEICSLNRLKIKSEMELVEALINWAELNAGKTDRDELSQREIIDAALKQVRFFTLKGDEFAELCCSTNILSEKEKLQILMSINLCNAKHMPYGFTVSSQFRDVKGHMLLDFMDNIPYSSDTKVSSESPQQNFRFLVRGSDLKYLTSIRLFCLLETNVGLEADLACNLWSTCPEEPLATAKFRGVVSSASKEPDLHFPRPVLLKSGVPYTLTISYYHKTPLRSKIFKNAISQVVWEFPHSDFKMYKSGNVFSHHDIVNLHFITR; the protein is encoded by the exons ATGAa ATACGTATATGGCAATGTTTACAACAACAAGTCCGTCAGTCTAGCTTGCGAGGTTTATAAATTTGCTCACTTCTACCAAATTGAAGGATTAGTCGATGCTGCCtttgataaattgaaaaatcccaCGCCAAAGGATGTCATTCCTGTTTTCGAGTTGAGCAAGCTTCTGATTAAGGGTGACGCGCTGAAACATCTCGAg ATTATCAGGGAAAACACTTCTGAGGTGCTGAAATCGCCTCAGTTCATCAAGGCGTCAAAAGAAACACTGGTAGAAATCTGTTCCTTAAatcgattgaaaataaaatcggaaaTGGAGCTCGTCGAAGCATTGATTAATTGGGCTGAGCTGAATGCTGGCAAGACGGATAGAGACGAACTATCCCAGAGAGAAATAATTGATGCTGCTCTTAAACAAGTTcgcttttttactttgaaaggCGACGAGTTCGCCGAGCTCTGCTGCAGCACCAACATCCTTAGCGAGAAAGAAAAGCTTCAAATATTGATGAGCATCAACTTGTGCAACGCTAAGCACATGCCTTACGGCTTTACAGTCAGTTCGCAGTTTCGCGACGTGAAAGGCCACATGTTGCTCGATTTCATGGACAATATTCCCTACAGTAGTGACACCAAAGTAAGTTCCGAATCTCCTcagcaaaatttcaggtttttaGTTCGAGGCAGCGACCTGAAATATTTGACGAGCATTCGCCTTTTCTGCCTCCTCGAAACAAACGTGGGACTGGAAGCGGACTTGGCCTGCAATTTGTGGAGCACTTGTCCTGAGGAGCCGTTGGCCACTGCCAAGTTCAGGGGTGTCGTCAGCTCAGCGTCGAAAGAGCCGGATTTGCATTTCCCACGTCCGGTCCTCCTCAAATCCGGAGTGCCGTACACATTGACCATTTCCTACTACCACAAGACACCTCTGCGTTCTAAGATTTTTAAGAATGCAATCAGCCAGGTAGTCTGGGAGTTTCCTCATTCTGACTTCAAAATGTACAAGAGCGGCAACGTTTTTTCACACCACGACATAGTCAATTTACACTTCATCACAAGGTAA
- the LOC135946774 gene encoding cholecystokinin receptor type A-like, which yields MMVRCAPLAQIGGASGLQERHPRQCDSTLAFGSIAPQDSCDKSVKFFKMNWTETVDVSDWNAIERVNESVESNWTAKVFPARAAPSFWEAGRVQIPLYSLIFLLAVVGNVLVILTLVQNQRMRTITNVFLLNLAVSDLLLGVFCMPFTLIGALLRDFVFGELMCKLIPYSQAVSVSVSVWTLVAISVERYYAICHPLRSRHWQTLSHAYRLIAAVWLGSFVLMTPVATLSELQPTSQGHHKCREKWPHLDYERAYNLLLDAALLVVPLIALTATYVLISRTLWRGMKAEARYSNKDGNLEVYMGLNGTPLTRRQSSLRASTRGRPRALQQEHLNGSNLLRRTNAEKSLMSKKRVIQMLFVVVLEFFLCWTPLYVINTIALFDNMAVYSGLGYTGISFFQLLAYSSSCCNPITYCFMNASFRKSFLNVFGCRGSSSESRMNASGGSPCEPRRNPSIRQRQGVLLCSWMEAAESVKRRDTQRLDSDDDRNGSSSSHRDVSIATGQL from the exons ATGATGGTGCGCTGCGCGCCTCTCGCCCAGATCGGGGGCGCATCTGGCCTGCAAGAGCGGCACCCCCGTCAGTGCGATTCAACCCTTGCGTTCGGCAGCATCGCGCCACAGGATAGCTGCG ATAAGagtgtgaaatttttcaaaatgaactgGACAGAAACAGTCGATGTGTCAGATTGGAACGCGATCGAAAGGGTGAATGAGAGTGTTGAAAGCAACTGGACAGCTAAAGTGTTTCCGGCGAGAGCCGCTCCGAGTTTTTGGGAAGCTGGTCGCGTGCAAATTCCTCTCTACAGCCTCATTTTTCTGCTGGCCGTCGTCGGAAACGTGCTGGTCATCCTCACCCTCGTGCAGAACCAACGCATGAGGACAATTACAAATGTGTTTCTACTCAACCTAGCCGTTTCGGATCTGCTTCTCGGTGTTTTCTGCATGCCGTTCACCTTGATCGGCGCTCTGCTGAGGGACTTTGTCTTTGGAGAGCTCATGTGCAAGCTCATTCCCTACTCGCAAG CCGTCTCCGTGTCCGTGTCGGTGTGGACGTTGGTGGCGATTTCTGTGGAGCGCTACTACGCCATCTGCCACCCCCTAAGGTCACGCCACTGGCAAACACTGTCGCACGCATACCGCCTCATCGCCGCCGTGTGGCTGGGCAGCTTCGTCCTCATGACGCCGGTCGCCACCCTGTCGGAACTGCAGCCAACAAGTCAAG GTCATCACAAATGCAGAGAAAAGTGGCCTCATCTGGACTACGAGCGGGCGTACAATTTGCTGCTGGATGCGGCACTGCTCGTTGTTCCGTTGATCGCGCTCACAGCCACTTACGTCTTGATTTCGCGCACCCTTTGGCGAGGGATGAAAGCAGAAGCAAGATATTCCAACAAAGACG GCAATCTGGAGGTTTACATGGGTCTGAACGGGACTCCACTGACCAGGCGGCAGAGCTCGTTGCGCGCCAGCACCAGGGGCAGGCCACGCGCCCTGCAGCAGGAGCACTTGAACGGCAGCAATCTGCTCCGGCGGACCAACGCTGAAAAGAGCCTAATGAGCAAAAAACGCGTCATCCAAATGCTGTTTGTCGTGGTGCTCGAGTTTTTCCTCTGCTGGACCCCGCTCTACGTGATCAACACAATCGCTCTGTTTGACAACATGGCTGTTTACTCGGGATTAGGCTACACCGGCATCAGCTTTTTCCAGCTGCTCGCCTACAGCTCCAGCTGCTGCAATCCGATCACTTATTGCTTCATGAACGCAAGCTTCCGCAAATCCTTTCTCAACGTTTTCGGGTGCCGGGGCTCGTCGTCTGAAAGCCGGATGAACGCGAGCGGTGGCAGCCCGTGCGAACCGAGGCGCAACCCCAGCATCAGGCAGCGCCAAGGGGTGCTCCTCTGTTCGTGGATGGAGGCCGCCGAGTCGGTGAAGAGGCGCGACACGCAGAGGCTCGACAGCGACGACGACCGCAACGGCAGCAGCTCGTCGCACAGAGATGTTTCCATCGCCACCGGACAGCTTTAA